Proteins encoded by one window of Rutidosis leptorrhynchoides isolate AG116_Rl617_1_P2 chromosome 7, CSIRO_AGI_Rlap_v1, whole genome shotgun sequence:
- the LOC139859192 gene encoding putative F-box/LRR-repeat protein 21, giving the protein MSSTTNWFDLPLDLKINILSRVDPVTSLEILENTQFVCTDWYKVCKNPSMWKVINLYGMVDSLCDTKKVKLCKHVVDRSQGQSVEIIFPPRLESDEVLLYLGNLL; this is encoded by the coding sequence ATGTCATCCACTACAAATTGGTTTGACCTTCCCCTCGACTTGAAGATTAATATACTCTCCAGAGTTGATCCGGTTACTTCGCTTGAAATACTTGAGAATACGCAGTTCGTGTGCACTGATTGGTATAAAGTTTGCAAGAACCCTTCTATGTGGAAAGTAATCAATTTGTACGGCATGGTGGATTCTTTGTGTGACACTAAAAAGGTAAAACTGTGtaaacatgttgttgatagaagtcAAGGTCAATCGGTTGAAATTATCTTCCCACCGAGACTCGAGTCTGATGAAGTTCTTCTTTATCTTGGTAATTTATTGTAA